The following are encoded together in the Sulfurospirillum tamanense genome:
- a CDS encoding YihY family inner membrane protein, translated as MRFLHYVELLKKIKDKQLMHYASSLSFHTMLSLIPVLLISMSIFTQLPSFEVYYEKMTAFIFSSLLPSHQEVISGYIETFLSNTVGMGVLGFVVVLFTSMMFFLEYEYIINTLLNAKRRSFWQSLSSYWTLITLAPLGLGVSFYISGVLHRMLQSSDFTKWINILAIFPYLIVWALFFATYMISSGKHLSPRLVALASFIASLIWYLCKNLFVYYVAYNTSYLSIYGSFSVVVFFFVWIYLSWIIFLYGVKLCAFLEEQKGHSTQENNPHRQEAPADSQYA; from the coding sequence ATGCGCTTTCTTCATTACGTGGAATTGCTTAAAAAAATCAAAGACAAGCAACTCATGCACTACGCTTCATCGCTGAGCTTTCACACCATGCTTTCGCTGATTCCTGTGCTTTTGATTTCCATGTCTATTTTTACGCAACTGCCAAGTTTTGAAGTCTATTATGAGAAAATGACTGCGTTTATTTTCTCGTCCCTTTTACCCTCCCACCAGGAAGTCATCTCGGGCTACATTGAAACGTTTTTGAGCAACACCGTAGGTATGGGCGTATTGGGTTTTGTGGTGGTACTTTTTACTTCGATGATGTTTTTTTTAGAATACGAGTACATTATTAACACGCTTTTAAATGCCAAAAGGCGTAGTTTTTGGCAGTCACTCTCTTCTTATTGGACGCTCATTACCCTAGCACCCTTGGGGCTTGGAGTCTCTTTTTATATTTCCGGGGTCTTACACCGTATGCTTCAAAGCTCAGACTTTACCAAGTGGATTAATATTTTGGCCATTTTTCCTTACCTCATCGTTTGGGCACTCTTTTTTGCCACCTACATGATCTCTTCTGGCAAACACCTCTCGCCACGCCTTGTGGCCCTAGCTTCGTTCATTGCCTCGCTCATTTGGTATTTGTGCAAAAACCTTTTTGTCTATTATGTGGCATATAATACGTCTTATTTGAGTATTTATGGCTCGTTTAGCGTTGTGGTGTTTTTCTTTGTTTGGATTTATCTTTCGTGGATTATCTTTTTGTATGGCGTCAAATTGTGTGCTTTTTTAGAGGAGCAAAAAGGGCACTCCACCCAAGAGAACAATCCCCACCGCCAAGAAGCGCCAGCGGATAGCCAGTACGCTTAA
- a CDS encoding replicative DNA helicase, with amino-acid sequence MENLHNINIERSILSSIFFNPTQFEEVASRLKASDFYLPAHRYMFEAMEACECGDLPIDEEFVRKKLAQENRFDEEVMLEVISTNPLPSIAPYVTEVKEKSIKRELVRLTSDITEIAVERDMPAKDVVDVIQQKLYQITQEATDREFRESPEMVRATVAHIKEMKLRGNQGVVGLDTGFKELNHLTTGFGEGDLIIVAARPAMGKTAFCLNLAQKALDLNKGVAIFSLEMPAEQLMLRMLSAKTSIPLQKIKVGNLNDDEWTRLSDACNVMENRKLFVDDNGNADIHHVRSKLRKLKSKHPEISLCIIDYLQLMGGTGNKDRHLEVSEMSRGLKLLARELKMPVLALSQLNRGVESRHDKRPMLSDLRESGAIEQDADMILFVYRDDVYRMREEKEKEQRARAEGKEYRSTFFEKPEEESEVIVGKNRNGPVGIANLMFQKACTRFVDRGGVPVEIIYEGAKEAKIEVTPI; translated from the coding sequence GTGGAAAACCTGCATAATATTAACATCGAACGCTCCATTTTGAGCTCTATTTTTTTTAATCCTACCCAATTTGAAGAGGTAGCAAGCCGCCTTAAGGCCAGTGATTTTTACTTGCCCGCACATCGGTACATGTTTGAAGCGATGGAAGCGTGTGAGTGCGGGGATTTGCCCATTGACGAAGAGTTTGTGCGCAAAAAACTGGCCCAAGAAAACCGCTTTGATGAAGAGGTGATGCTTGAAGTCATCTCCACCAATCCCTTGCCTTCCATCGCCCCTTATGTGACCGAAGTCAAAGAAAAATCCATCAAGCGCGAGCTAGTGCGACTAACCTCAGACATCACCGAAATTGCCGTAGAGCGGGACATGCCTGCCAAGGATGTGGTGGATGTGATTCAGCAAAAGCTTTACCAAATCACCCAAGAAGCCACCGACAGGGAGTTTCGTGAGTCCCCTGAAATGGTGCGTGCTACGGTGGCGCACATCAAAGAGATGAAACTGCGGGGCAACCAAGGCGTAGTGGGGCTTGATACGGGTTTTAAAGAGCTAAACCACCTCACTACAGGCTTTGGGGAGGGTGACCTTATTATCGTTGCGGCGCGTCCTGCGATGGGAAAAACGGCCTTTTGTTTGAATCTTGCGCAAAAGGCGTTGGATTTAAACAAAGGGGTGGCGATTTTTTCTCTAGAGATGCCCGCTGAGCAACTGATGCTGCGGATGCTGAGTGCTAAAACCTCCATTCCGCTCCAAAAAATCAAAGTGGGCAACCTGAACGATGATGAGTGGACGCGCCTGAGCGATGCGTGTAATGTCATGGAAAATCGTAAGCTTTTTGTGGATGATAATGGCAATGCTGACATTCACCATGTGCGCTCCAAACTGCGCAAGCTCAAGTCCAAGCACCCCGAGATTAGCCTGTGCATCATCGATTATTTGCAACTCATGGGAGGCACGGGCAATAAAGACCGCCACTTGGAAGTGAGTGAAATGAGTCGCGGACTCAAACTTTTAGCACGCGAACTTAAAATGCCTGTACTTGCCCTTTCACAGCTTAACCGTGGGGTGGAAAGCCGTCACGATAAACGCCCGATGCTTAGTGACCTTCGCGAATCTGGCGCCATCGAACAAGATGCGGACATGATTTTGTTTGTTTACCGTGATGACGTGTACCGCATGCGTGAAGAAAAAGAGAAAGAACAGCGCGCAAGAGCAGAAGGCAAAGAGTACAGAAGCACTTTTTTTGAAAAGCCTGAAGAGGAGTCTGAAGTCATTGTCGGCAAAAACCGTAACGGCCCCGTGGGTATCGCTAATCTTATGTTCCAAAAAGCCTGCACGCGCTTTGTGGACCGTGGCGGGGTGCCTGTAGAAATCATCTACGAGGGCGCCAAAGAAGCCAAGATCGAAGTGACGCCTATTTGA
- the ispG gene encoding flavodoxin-dependent (E)-4-hydroxy-3-methylbut-2-enyl-diphosphate synthase, translated as MLQRYPTKQIVLGGIPIGGDAPIPVQSMTFTRTRDVEGTLEQIKRLHFAGCDIVRVAVPDYEDARALAAIKAQSSLPLVADIHFNYRLALIAAEVVDGIRINPGNIGEKSRVAEVVKACQVRNLPIRIGVNSGSLEKEFDQRYGPTAKGMVESALYNIKFLEDLGFTDIKVSLKASDVVRTVEAYRLLRPLTPYPFHLGVTEAGTLFHSTIKSSIALGTLLLEGIGDTIRVSMTGELEEEVRVGKAILKDSGVVKSGVNIISCPTCGRLESNLVKAVEEVERRTKHIKTPLDISVMGCVVNAIGEAKHADVAIAFGKGQGLVMRKGEVVAKLKEDELVARFLEEVEKAAKEGEK; from the coding sequence ATGCTGCAACGTTATCCCACAAAACAGATAGTTTTAGGCGGTATTCCCATCGGTGGCGACGCGCCTATTCCTGTGCAATCCATGACCTTTACCCGCACCCGCGACGTGGAAGGCACACTGGAACAGATAAAACGGCTCCATTTTGCAGGATGCGACATCGTCCGTGTGGCGGTGCCTGATTACGAAGATGCGCGGGCGTTGGCGGCCATTAAAGCGCAGAGTTCGTTGCCGTTGGTGGCGGACATTCACTTTAACTACCGTTTGGCACTCATTGCCGCGGAAGTGGTGGATGGTATTCGCATTAACCCGGGCAATATTGGCGAAAAAAGTCGTGTGGCCGAAGTGGTCAAAGCTTGCCAAGTGCGAAACTTGCCCATTCGTATCGGGGTGAATTCGGGTTCACTGGAAAAAGAGTTTGACCAACGCTACGGCCCCACTGCTAAGGGCATGGTCGAGTCAGCGCTTTATAACATCAAGTTTTTGGAGGATTTGGGGTTTACGGACATCAAAGTTTCCCTCAAAGCCAGCGACGTGGTGCGCACGGTGGAAGCGTACCGTCTACTGCGTCCCCTTACGCCGTACCCTTTTCACCTTGGTGTCACAGAAGCGGGTACCTTGTTTCACTCCACCATCAAGTCTTCCATCGCCCTAGGGACGTTGTTGCTTGAGGGCATCGGCGACACGATTCGGGTTTCCATGACGGGCGAACTGGAAGAAGAAGTGCGCGTGGGTAAGGCCATCTTAAAAGACAGTGGCGTGGTCAAATCAGGAGTCAATATCATCTCCTGTCCCACCTGCGGACGGCTAGAATCCAACCTTGTCAAAGCCGTGGAAGAAGTGGAACGGCGCACCAAGCACATCAAAACGCCCCTTGATATCTCCGTCATGGGATGCGTGGTCAACGCCATAGGTGAAGCCAAGCACGCGGATGTGGCCATTGCCTTTGGCAAAGGGCAGGGGCTTGTGATGCGCAAAGGGGAAGTGGTGGCAAAACTCAAAGAAGACGAACTGGTGGCACGCTTTTTAGAAGAAGTGGAAAAAGCGGCCAAAGAAGGGGAAAAATAG
- a CDS encoding ComEC/Rec2 family competence protein — MTLAPLRLFANAKEVAVCFGVLALLFALHVSVIYAQYQSFTQEGRAYVEGELLLSDARLSKNGKPYHVLHVKTKDFTLYTVAWKETLHVRPGEKVSVYAITENLGFSDFLSKRFFTPSFSLQALRQSDEGVAKQLSYKIHAQHESPKMQALFSALFLATPVPKDLREDVLFWGVSHLVAISGFHLGVLLALGYGLLRPLYRFFQNRYFPYRNATFDLGVVMLGLAFGYLWLIDFVPSFLRAFVMACFGFFLLMRHIKLLSFGTLALTVGVILVLFPHLVLHIGFWFSVFGVFYIFLYLHHFKDRFSAPMHAVLLNVWVFLAMNIPVHYWFPLTSWQQVGSIPLSIVFIGFYPLSAALHVMGLGGALDGVLEPFLAWRMEGAEVPTPLWALVGYLGLSVLAIRWRFLAVGIVLLGGVPFLLL; from the coding sequence TTGACCCTTGCACCGTTACGTCTGTTTGCTAATGCAAAAGAGGTAGCGGTTTGTTTTGGCGTTTTGGCGTTGCTGTTTGCTTTACATGTAAGTGTGATTTACGCCCAGTACCAAAGTTTCACACAAGAAGGGCGGGCGTATGTAGAGGGAGAACTACTCCTAAGTGACGCCCGTTTGAGTAAAAACGGCAAGCCCTACCACGTCTTACATGTAAAAACCAAAGACTTCACTCTATATACGGTGGCGTGGAAAGAAACCTTACATGTAAGGCCAGGTGAAAAGGTGAGTGTTTACGCCATCACTGAAAATTTGGGTTTTTCAGACTTCCTCTCCAAGCGCTTTTTTACCCCTTCTTTTTCCTTGCAAGCCCTGCGCCAAAGTGACGAGGGTGTGGCAAAACAGCTTTCGTATAAAATCCACGCCCAACACGAAAGCCCCAAAATGCAAGCCTTATTTAGTGCGCTTTTTCTAGCCACTCCTGTACCCAAAGACCTGCGTGAGGATGTATTATTTTGGGGCGTTTCGCACTTGGTGGCTATTAGCGGGTTTCACCTTGGGGTGCTTTTGGCGTTAGGGTATGGACTGCTTCGTCCTTTGTACCGTTTTTTTCAAAACCGCTATTTTCCCTACCGTAACGCCACGTTTGACTTGGGTGTGGTTATGCTTGGGTTGGCTTTTGGGTATTTGTGGCTCATTGATTTTGTACCCTCTTTTTTGCGCGCTTTTGTCATGGCGTGTTTTGGGTTTTTCTTGTTGATGCGTCACATAAAACTGCTCTCTTTTGGGACACTGGCATTAACTGTGGGGGTCATCTTGGTGCTTTTCCCTCATTTGGTGTTGCACATTGGGTTTTGGTTTTCGGTCTTTGGAGTGTTTTACATTTTTCTGTATTTGCACCATTTTAAAGACCGTTTTAGCGCGCCCATGCACGCGGTGTTGTTAAACGTGTGGGTCTTTTTAGCTATGAATATTCCGGTGCATTATTGGTTTCCTTTGACTTCATGGCAGCAGGTAGGCTCCATTCCTTTGAGTATTGTATTTATTGGGTTTTACCCCCTAAGTGCGGCTTTACATGTAATGGGGTTGGGCGGGGCGCTAGATGGCGTGTTAGAACCTTTTTTGGCGTGGCGGATGGAGGGAGCAGAGGTGCCTACTCCCCTTTGGGCGTTGGTGGGGTATTTGGGATTAAGCGTACTGGCTATCCGCTGGCGCTTCTTGGCGGTGGGGATTGTTCTCTTGGGTGGAGTGCCCTTTTTGCTCCTCTAA